Sequence from the Acidobacteriota bacterium genome:
TGCCCGATGGTCGCCAGCAGCAAAACCCCCTCCGTCCAGGCGAACTGTTCGCCGATGCACAAGCGCGAACCGCCTCCGAAGGGAAAGTAAGCGAATTTCGGTCTTGCGGCTTGCGCGGCTTCCGTCCACCGTTCAGGATCAAATTTGTCGGCTTGGGGATAATAACGCTCGGTGTGATGCATGACGTACTGGCTCATCAAAATAATCGACCCTTGGCGCGCCACATATTGACCGAGCGGATAATCGTTGAGCACTTGTCGCCCAAGCGTCCAGGCTGGCGGATAAAGTCGCATCGCCTCAGAAAATACCATCGTCGTGTATTTCAATTGCGGCACATCTTCAAAACCCGGCAAACGACCGGCAAGCGCCGAGTCAATCTCCGCGTGAAACTGCGCTTCGGCTTCAGGATTTTGCGAAAGCAGATACCAGGTCCAGGTCAAGGCATTGGCAGTGGTTTCATGTCCTGCCAGAAACAGGGTCATCGATTCATCGCGCAATTGCTTGTCGGTCATGCCTGTGCCGTCGCCTTCTTCGTCTTGCGCAAGCAAGAGCATTGAAAGCAAATCGCCACGGTCTTCACCGCTTTTCCGGCGCTCATTGATGATGCGATAGATGGTGTCATCCAAGCGCTGTTGCGCTTTCGCAAAACGGAAATTACTCGGCAGCGGTAACTTGTTAATCAGTTGCGGAAAGGGCAGGGTCACACGATCAAAAAGTTTCATCACCGTGGTGAGTGATTCACCAATGTCTTTGGCTTCGGCTTCGACATCGGCATCGAATAAAGTCTTCGCGACAATCGCCAGCGTAACCTGCATCATCTCTTCGGCGATGTTTAACGTTTCGCCATTCTGCCAACGGTCGCGCAGTTTCGCGCCGTATTTGACCATTTCATCGGCATAACCGGCGATGCGTTGACGATGAAATGCCGGTTGCGCAAGCCGCCGTTGGCGACGATGAAATTCGCCTTCGCTGGTGAGCAATCCTTCTCCGAGAATGGTCTTTGCCATTTGCAATCCGCGACTCTTGATGAAATTTTTGCTGTTGGTGACCAGGATATCTTTAATCAGTTCCGGGTCATTGACGAGAAAGACTTCCTGTGAACCAAGTTTGAAATAGACAAGATCGCCATACTCTCTGGCGATGCGTGTAAGAAAAGCGACCGGGTTGCGGCGAAGTTCAAAAAGCGTGCCGACAAGCGGAGCGCCTTTCGGTCCGGGCGGCACGGCAACCACCGGCAAAGCGACTGATGACATAGTTGGTTATCCTCAAAAATTTATCTCTGTCCGACACCTATTATGCACACCTTCTTAGCATTCCTGCCACAAGTAAAGGTTTGGAATTTCTGATGATTGACGATTCACTCCGGTTGTTGATTACCGTCGAGATGTGGGCAGAGACCGCAAGCTGCAAGCTGGTTGAAACTTTGTGCGAATTTAAGCAAGAATTTTTTTCAGCAATTCCTGATGCGTTTTTAATGATTCATAAAGCTGTTTCAATTCGCCGACGCCGATGATCGTCACCACATCTAAAATTTCATGAAATGAACCGCCCAACCTTCGACCGGCAAAACGCGCATCGCGCTCGTCGGCAATCACCAGAAACGGTTGCGAGCGTTGCGCGTCATAAGCGTGTTTGAGCCTGGTGAGTGCGCTGTCAACGCTTCCTGAAATCTGCACTTCAAAGACGTGACTGAGACGCGGCGAGGCTGCGCTGTCGCGCCACACAACATCGAAATAATCGTATTCGGCTTCAGCATAACGACCGAGCATCTGCCCGATTTCAATGAGCATCTGCTGCGCCTCTTTGTGAGAAATTTTACGTGGCGCTACTTCGGTGAGCGGCGTGCTCGGCAACATCTGCATAGCTTCTTCGGCGACGCGACGTTTGCCTTTTGGAGTAATCGTCCAGCGCGACTTTGTGCGCCGCAATTCGCCTTTTTCAACCAATAATGCGCCAGCGCGCTGCACCAGCAGATGCCAGCGATTGCGGCCCGATGCGGCTTGCAGATTTAAGTCTTCTTGGGTGATTTGTGGAAAGTAGCGTTCCAAACGGTCGTACAAAAAGCGCAACTGGTCGCTGCCACCCGTAGCTTCGAGTTCTTGCAGAATGGGAAGTTCGATGCGTTCGGCTTCGGGGAAAGGCATAGCGTTTAATTGCGGATTGCGAATTGCGGATTGCGGATTTCCCGCACAGGATTAAAAAGTTTTTTGAAAGCAAATAAAGCCATAACAA
This genomic interval carries:
- a CDS encoding cytochrome P450, with amino-acid sequence MSSVALPVVAVPPGPKGAPLVGTLFELRRNPVAFLTRIAREYGDLVYFKLGSQEVFLVNDPELIKDILVTNSKNFIKSRGLQMAKTILGEGLLTSEGEFHRRQRRLAQPAFHRQRIAGYADEMVKYGAKLRDRWQNGETLNIAEEMMQVTLAIVAKTLFDADVEAEAKDIGESLTTVMKLFDRVTLPFPQLINKLPLPSNFRFAKAQQRLDDTIYRIINERRKSGEDRGDLLSMLLLAQDEEGDGTGMTDKQLRDESMTLFLAGHETTANALTWTWYLLSQNPEAEAQFHAEIDSALAGRLPGFEDVPQLKYTTMVFSEAMRLYPPAWTLGRQVLNDYPLGQYVARQGSIILMSQYVMHHTERYYPQADKFDPERWTEAAQAARPKFAYFPFGGGSRLCIGEQFAWTEGVLLLATIGQLWRMRMMPGHRVEPKPIVTLRPKYGMKMTVEKRGLKR